In one Nicotiana sylvestris chromosome 8, ASM39365v2, whole genome shotgun sequence genomic region, the following are encoded:
- the LOC138875416 gene encoding uncharacterized protein — translation MEEAHSGSYGSHQSGPKLHFPIKRMGYYWAKMVKGCMDHTKRCQACQFHANYIHQPPEPLHPTVASWPFDAWGLDVVGPLPKSSNGQMYDIPRYIITDNGTPFENKLKVVAKNKRDWHERIGEALWAYRTTFRIATEATPYSLVYGVEAVLPLEQQIASLWIAIQKGLTFEENAQLLLAELEALDEKRLEAQQKLECYQARLARAFNKKVRP, via the exons ATGGAGGAAGCACATTCTGGCTCATATGGATCACACCAATCTGGTCCCAAGCTCCATTTTCCCATCAAGAGGATGGGCTACTACTGGGCGAAAATGGTGAAGGGCTGCATGGATCATACCAAAAGATGTCAAGCGTGTCAATTTCATGCCAACTACATCCACCAACCTCCAGAGCCTCTTCACCCAACTGTAGCTTCATGGCCTTTTGATGCATGGGGACTTGACGTTGTTGGACCACTTCCAAAGTCATCAAACGGACAGAT GTACGACATACCAAGATACATAATCACTGATAATGGAACGCCATTTGAAAACAAGCTC aaagttgttgcaAAGAACAAGAGAGACTGGCATGAGAGAATTGGTGAAGCTTTGTGGGCATACCGGACAACCTTCAGAATTGCTACAGAAGCAACGCCTTACTCTTTGGTATATGGCGTGGAAGCAGTCCTTCCGTTAGAGCAACAAATTGCATCATTGTGGATCGCAATCCAAAAAGGACTCACATTTGAAGAGAATGCTCAACTTCTCCTAGCAGAGTTAGAGGCATtggatgagaaaagattggaagCGCAACAAAAATTGGAATGCTATCAAGCTCGACTagctagagccttcaacaagaaagtgcggccatGA